Proteins from a single region of bacterium:
- the eno gene encoding phosphopyruvate hydratase, with the protein MCKIANVRGREILDSRGNPTVEVEVFTSEDKLGRAMVPSGASTGEHEAVELRDGDKSRYRGMGVLKAVNNVNTEIRDLLVGMNPLDQENIDRVLIELDGTPNKGRLGANAILGASIAVAKAAARHYDIPLYRYLGGAAARVLPVPMFNILNGGKHADNNMDMQEFMICPTGFPSFHEALRAGSEIFRALGQVLKKQGYFIGVGDEGGYAPNLKSNAEAFEKLIEAIELAGYKPGGDVWIALDAAASSFYKDGKYRLEAVGKTFDTAGLIKVYCEWVDIYPLISIEDGLAENDWEGFIELTRLLGDRIQIVGDDLYATNVERLREGTRRRASNSILIKLNQIGTVSETLLTMRTAFRSEISCVVSHRSGETEDSTIAHLAVATNCGMIKSGAPNRSERLAKYNELLRIEESLENSEYPGIEVFNARIIRNGG; encoded by the coding sequence ATGTGCAAGATAGCCAACGTAAGGGGGCGTGAGATCCTCGACTCCCGGGGTAACCCCACCGTGGAGGTCGAGGTTTTCACCAGCGAGGATAAACTGGGCCGGGCCATGGTCCCATCGGGAGCCAGCACCGGCGAGCACGAGGCCGTGGAGCTGCGCGACGGCGACAAATCACGCTACCGGGGCATGGGCGTGCTCAAGGCCGTGAACAACGTGAACACGGAAATCCGCGACCTCCTGGTGGGGATGAACCCCCTGGACCAGGAGAACATAGACCGGGTGTTGATCGAGCTGGACGGCACACCGAACAAGGGCCGCCTGGGGGCCAACGCCATCCTGGGGGCCAGCATCGCGGTGGCCAAAGCGGCGGCCCGGCACTATGACATCCCGCTCTACCGCTACCTGGGCGGCGCCGCGGCCCGCGTACTTCCGGTGCCCATGTTCAACATCCTCAACGGCGGCAAGCACGCCGACAACAACATGGACATGCAGGAGTTCATGATCTGCCCCACGGGCTTCCCGAGCTTCCATGAGGCGCTGCGGGCCGGTTCGGAGATTTTCCGCGCCCTGGGCCAGGTGCTCAAAAAGCAGGGCTACTTCATCGGCGTGGGTGATGAGGGCGGGTACGCCCCGAATTTAAAGTCCAACGCCGAGGCCTTCGAGAAGCTCATCGAGGCCATCGAGCTCGCCGGCTACAAGCCGGGGGGCGACGTCTGGATCGCCCTGGACGCCGCCGCCAGCAGTTTCTATAAAGACGGCAAGTACAGACTCGAAGCCGTGGGCAAGACCTTCGACACCGCCGGGCTGATCAAGGTTTACTGCGAATGGGTGGACATCTACCCGCTCATCTCCATCGAGGACGGCCTGGCCGAGAACGACTGGGAGGGCTTCATCGAGCTCACCCGCCTACTGGGCGACCGCATCCAGATAGTGGGCGACGACCTCTACGCCACCAATGTGGAGAGGCTCCGGGAGGGGACACGGCGCAGGGCCTCCAATTCGATTCTCATCAAGCTCAACCAGATCGGCACGGTGTCGGAGACGCTCCTGACGATGCGCACCGCTTTCCGTTCCGAGATAAGCTGCGTCGTCAGCCACCGCTCCGGCGAGACGGAGGACTCCACCATCGCCCACCTGGCGGTGGCCACCAACTGCGGCATGATCAAGTCCGGGGCCCCGAATCGCAGCGAGCGCCTCGCCAAATACAACGAGCTCCTGCGGATCGAGGAGTCCCTTGAGAATTCCGAGTATCCCGGCATCGAGGTGTTCAACGCGCGTATCATCCGGAACGGAGGGTGA
- a CDS encoding leucine dehydrogenase, which translates to MGIFEKLIEGGHEQLIFCQHRPTKLRALIAIHNTTLGPALGGCRIRDYPTEDDAVADTLRLAESMTYQATLANYDAGGGMTVIWGEPKIKEDEAVLRAFGRFLNGINGRIVAFADLGTDDDDMRSVGIETPHVIASSPHEVPSDVGAAWGVYHGITACLNTAFNSSNVQDRTVVIQGVGGVGSALASILVQMGAKLYISDLKYDPLKAIQDLYPAVELVQTDEVYDVPCDIFSPCAVGGVIDADTVERLRCKIVAGAAFNVLSDSSLALRLEERGILLAPEFVINAGDVLMMNRPGDMADLEEVKRATRQIYSNLSKVFARARQMGVPPLFAAREMAREKIARIGKTKSIMC; encoded by the coding sequence TTGGGGATTTTCGAGAAACTGATCGAGGGCGGCCACGAGCAGCTAATCTTCTGTCAGCACCGCCCGACCAAGCTGCGCGCCCTCATCGCCATCCACAACACGACCCTGGGGCCGGCCCTGGGCGGCTGCCGCATCCGGGATTACCCCACCGAGGACGACGCCGTGGCCGACACGCTCCGTCTGGCGGAGAGCATGACCTATCAGGCGACGCTGGCCAACTACGACGCCGGCGGGGGAATGACCGTCATCTGGGGCGAACCGAAGATAAAAGAGGATGAGGCGGTCCTGCGCGCCTTTGGACGTTTTCTGAACGGCATCAACGGCCGCATCGTCGCCTTCGCCGACCTGGGCACCGACGACGACGACATGCGCTCGGTGGGTATCGAGACGCCCCACGTCATAGCCAGCTCCCCCCACGAGGTCCCCTCGGATGTCGGAGCGGCCTGGGGGGTGTACCACGGCATCACCGCCTGCCTGAACACCGCCTTCAACAGCTCCAACGTGCAGGACCGTACCGTCGTCATCCAGGGGGTGGGGGGCGTGGGCAGCGCCCTGGCCTCGATCCTCGTCCAGATGGGCGCCAAGCTCTACATCTCCGATCTCAAGTACGACCCCCTGAAGGCGATTCAGGACCTATACCCCGCCGTGGAGTTGGTCCAGACGGACGAGGTTTACGACGTGCCGTGCGACATCTTCAGCCCCTGCGCCGTGGGGGGAGTGATAGACGCCGACACGGTGGAGCGCCTGCGGTGCAAGATCGTGGCCGGCGCAGCCTTCAACGTCCTCTCCGACTCCTCCCTGGCGCTCCGTCTCGAGGAGCGGGGGATTCTCTTGGCGCCGGAATTCGTGATAAACGCCGGCGACGTGCTGATGATGAACCGCCCGGGCGACATGGCCGACCTCGAGGAGGTCAAACGGGCGACGCGCCAGATATACTCCAACCTCTCCAAGGTCTTCGCCCGAGCCCGGCAGATGGGCGTCCCACCGCTATTCGCGGCCCGGGAGATGGCCCGCGAGAAGATAGCCCGCATCGGAAAAACCAAATCAATCATGTGCTAG